Below is a genomic region from Longimicrobium sp..
GGAGTTGCTCATCATATCCCGTTCGCGTCGAAGCAGCCTGGGCTTGCTACCCACAGGTTGCAGGGTCCGTTCCGTGATGTCAACCCTTTTCCCTACCCCGTTGCGAGCGTCGGACGGGTCAGCAGTCACGGACAGCGAGGATCATCTACCAGGCGACTTCGCGGCCGTCGAGTTCGTACTTGGTGAGCATCCGGTGGATGGTCTTGCGGTCGATGCCGGCCGTGCGCGCGGCGTGCGAGATGTTGCCGTTGTGCCGGTTCAGCAGGTCGCGCAGGTACTCCTTTTCGAATACCGTGATCGCGTCGTTCTTGGCCTCGTGAAACGGCTGGTCGGCGCTGAACGACATGGCCGTGCGCGTGCCGCTGGAGGGCACCGCCGACAGCTCCTCGGGAATGTCCTCCACCCCGATCTCCTGCCCGGGCAGGCAGAGCGAGACGATGCGCTCCACCATGTTCTGCAGCTCGCGCACGTTGCCCGGCCACGAGTAGTCGCCCATCACCCGCAGCGCCTCGGGGGTGAACCGCAGGTTTCCGCGGTCGTACTCCTCGGCAAAGTTGCGCAGGAAGCTCTGGGCGAGCGCGGGGATGTCCTCGCGCCGCTGCCGCAGGGCCGGAAGCTTCACCGGCACCACGTTCAGCCGGTACAGCAGGTCCTGGCGCAGGTTGCCGTCGCGCACCGCCTGCTCGGGATCGCGGTTGGTGGCCGAAATCCACCGAACGTCGATGGGGATCTCGCTCTCGCCGCCCACCCGCCGGATGCGCCGCTCCTGGATGACGCGAAGGAGCTTGGCCTGCAGGTCCATGCTCATCTCCGACACCTCGTCCAGGAAGAAGCTTCCCCCCGCGGCCACCTCCAGCAGCCCGCGCCGCAGCGTGTCGGCGCCGGTGAACGAGCCCTTCTCGTGCCCGAACAGCTCGCTTTCCAGCAGGTTGTCGGGGAGCGCGGCGCAGTTGATGGCCATGAAGGGCCGCGCGCTCCGCCGGCTGTTGGCGTGGATGGCGCGCGCGATCAGCTCCTTGCCCGTGCCGGACTCGCCCGAGATGAAGACGCTGGCGTCC
It encodes:
- a CDS encoding sigma-54 dependent transcriptional regulator encodes the protein EGRGKGALDSLRRHRPDIVLTDLHLPDMDGLALLKEIKKQSPETLVVMITGFATVDSSVEAIRAGAYDYIPKPFTATQLRILIGRAGQQVQLVRDNAHLRDQLKKHYSFDNIIGTSDSIQKVFSVVSRVAPTDASVFISGESGTGKELIARAIHANSRRSARPFMAINCAALPDNLLESELFGHEKGSFTGADTLRRGLLEVAAGGSFFLDEVSEMSMDLQAKLLRVIQERRIRRVGGESEIPIDVRWISATNRDPEQAVRDGNLRQDLLYRLNVVPVKLPALRQRREDIPALAQSFLRNFAEEYDRGNLRFTPEALRVMGDYSWPGNVRELQNMVERIVSLCLPGQEIGVEDIPEELSAVPSSGTRTAMSFSADQPFHEAKNDAITVFEKEYLRDLLNRHNGNISHAARTAGIDRKTIHRMLTKYELDGREVAW